CCAAATTAGACCTAAACAACTGGCCAAGAAAAGAACACTTTGAATTCTTTAGCAAATTTGAAGAACCTTTTTTTGGTATAACTGCCACTATAGACTGTACTAAAGCATACGAAACCGCCAAGAAAAAAGGCACTTCTTTCTTTTTATACTACCTGCACAAAACATTGGCAGCGGTCAATGCCGTTGAGAATTTCCATTACAGAATTTCGGAAGGAGAAGTATACCGCTATGACAAAATTGATGCTTCGCCTACTTTAACTAGAGATGACAATACCTTCGGTTTTTCATTAGTCGAATTTTTTCCTGATTATGAACTTTTTGAAGCTAAAGCCAAAGAAGAAATCGAAAGAGTCAGGAATACGCCGGGTCTGTTTACAAGAAGCTTCGAAGTAGACAACCTGATTCATTTTTCTGCTATTCCCTGGGTAGATTTCACTTCCCTGTCACATGCCCGTAGTTTTTCATTTCCGGATAGCTGTCCTAAAATTTCTATCGGAAAGATGGTTGTACAAGACAATGGGAAAAGAACCATGGCCGTTTCCGTCCACGTTCACCACGGATTAATGGACGGGTTGCATGTCGGGGAATTTTTCAATAAATTCCAGGAAGTAATGGATTCTTAAACTGGTATTATTTTTGAGCAGAAAGAAACTAAAAAACAACAGCTTATGAAAAAAATATTCCTTTCGCTTTTTACTCTTTGCTGCGTCAATCTTTCTTTCGGCCAGACATTGCTTGCCTCACATCCTTTGGAACTAAAAAAGGCAACAAGCTATCATCAGATAGTTAATACCGTCAATGACCAAAATCAGGTTTTTGTATTTGCCTCAGATAAAGAAAAATTAAAAGTATTGAAATACAACAATGCCTTGTTTTTCAAAGACAGTCTATCTGTAAATCGTCCTGATAAAAACTATACCGCTATGGCAGGATTTAGTTTTGAAGATAACGGAAATCCTTACCTGTATTGGTCTTCTGATGATTATACGAAAATCCAGTCACACTATTTTGATTTCAACAACAGGACATCAGTAACAGCTTCCCACCAGCTTTCTCTCAAAAATGAAAGTATCATTTCCGTCTTTAGCGAAAACAATTCATTCTACATCCTGTCGTTGCCCCAAAAAGAAGATAAGCTGAAATTTTACTGCTTTAATAAAGGGCAGTTAGATGAAAAAATCATTGATTTTTCTTCTTACAAATTCATGGACGAAAAAGGAAAATCGTCGACTTTTTCCAGTCTAATCAAAGAGAATGGGATTGAGAAAATCGACACCCGTTCTTCAAATCCACTTTTCCAGAGTGTTCCCAAAATAAAATTTTATATTACCGGGAAACAAATGATGCTTACTATTGATTCATCAAGTAGGACACAGCTTTTTAACATCGACCTTACTACTTTTGCTGTAAATGAAAAAACAATTCCATCACTCACATTAAAGGGAAGTGGCGGCCAGTCCAACTCTTATTTCCACGACAATAAATTATACCAAATCAGGGCCAATGGAGAAGAATTGGCAATAGCTGCAGTTGATATAGCAACCGGAGAAGAATTAAAAAGATATACTGCCGGTTCCAAAGATTCTATTTCGTTTAGAAATTCTCCTCTCTATTCCCAAACCGGAAATGAAAGAGGACAGGAATTAAAAAACACCAAAAAATTCTTCAATAAATTAAGCAATTCCTCTTTAGGAATTACCGTATATAAAACTCCTGCTTCCTTGATGGTGACAGCTGGCGGTATAAGAGACGTAAGTTCAGGTGGCGGAATCTTACTGGGAATAACAGCAGGTGTAGCGATGGCTATTTCCGGAAGCTATTATGTTCCAGAGGATATATTTGACAGCCAAAATATGCAAACTATTTATTTTGAAAGTCTTTTTGATGATAAATTTGAACATAAAAAAGGCCCGCAGCAAGGATTGGCTGTAGATTACATATCACAATTCCTGCACGAAAACAATGCTTCTCTTGTTTCCGTTTTCCCATATAAGGATTATTTTATCATGGGGTATTATGATTCTAAAAAGAAAGAATATGCAATGCGGAAATTTGAAGATTTTAATGAGTAATCCCGTTTGATGCTTCCCATTGCTTTTCATCCCATATACAAACATCCTCTGCCGGAAGGACATCGTTTTCCGATGTTGAAGTACGAACTGCTTCCGCAACAATTGCTCCATGAGGGAATTGTTTCCGAAAGCGATTTTTTCAAACCGGGAATCCCAGACCTGCAACACATCCTGGCAGTTCATGATAAAGCATATGTTGACGAGCTGGTTAATCTGACTTTAGACGCAAGAGCCGCGCGTAAAATAGGGTTTCCGCTTTCTGCTGAATTGGTTGAACGCGAACTCCGCATTGCGCAAGGCACAATACTGGGCTGTGAAAAGGCATTGCAATATGGCATAGCCTTTAACATAGCAGGAGGCACTCACCATGCCTACTCGAATCGTGGCGAGGCCTTTTGCCTGCTGAACGACCAGGCCATTGGCGCACAATACCTTCTTGACAAAAAACTAGCATCAAAAATTCTTATTATTGATTTGGATGTCCACCAGGGCAACGGAACAGCGGAGATATTTCAGAACAATTCTAATGTTTTTACTTTTTCTGTCCATGGAAAATCGAATTATCCGTTCAAAAAGGAAACCTCTGATCTTGATATTGCACTGCCGGATAAAACCGGAGATGAGGAATATCTTAAGATTATAAATGATACGGTTCCCAAATTAATCGAGCATGAAAAACCTGATTTTATCTTTTATCTTAGCGGAGTAGACATACTGGATTCTGATAAACTCGGAAAATTGGGCTGTTCAATAAACGGATGTAAAAAAAGAGATGAAATCGTATTGTCTCTTTGCCGCAAGTTTGAAATTCCTGTCCAATGCAGTATGGGCGGAGGCTATTCACCGGAAATAAAAACTATTATTGAAGCGCATACAAATACCTATCGAACAGCTAAGAATATCTTTTCATAAAAAAACCATCTCAACATTGAGATGGTTTGGAGGGGAATTAATCTGGATGGCGCTTAAATGTTTCTGCTTTATGGTACAATCTAACTGGACATTTGCGACATCTTAAAAAATTTCAAAAGAATTATTTACCCAACAATATAATCTCATTAACCACAATTTCCGAGATGTATTTTTTTTCGCCGTTTTTGTCATCATAACTTCTATGGACTAACTTTCCCTCAATGGCTATCTGGTCACCCTTTGTGACATACTTTTCTATAATCTCCGCTGTTTTTCCCCAGGCTGCTATAGAATGCCATTGCGTATCTGTAACTTTTTCACCTTTGTCATTAGTATAAACTTCATTGGTAGCAATAGTAACGGAAGCCAGTTTTTTCCCACCGTCAAAATTCTTAATGTCCGGGTCCTTTCCGGTATGCCCTATAAGCTGTACTCTGTTTCTTAATGTGTTCATGGCGTTTCGTTTTAAAGTTTAAATTATTTCAAAATTAAATCAAATCGTACGTTTAACTAATATCACAAATATGTAACGTTTTGTTTAATTTATTCGGTAAGTATTCGTTTACTTTCGATTGTAAACGTTTGTAACCGCTTGTAAACCGAAAAAAATGCCGTAACTTTCGGAAAATGATTTTTTTTTATGCAGGCAGAAATTAATAAAGTCGAATTACGAAACTTACAGATAGAAGATTATAAGCAGCTCAAGACTTCCATGTTGCATGCTTATGATGAATTTGACGAACCCTACTGGGAGGAAAAAGAAATAGAAAAATTGCTTTCGGTTTTTCCGGAAGGACAACTCGTCATTCTCGTTGATGACAAGGTGGTTGGCTCTGCTCTTTCCATTCTCGTGAATTACAAAAAAGCCAGTTCCAACCATACATACCAAAAAATCACAGGAAATTTTTCTTTCTCCACACATGACCCGGATGGAGAAGTATTGTATGGTATTGATGTCTTTATCGACCCTGAATACCGTGGCCTACGGTTAGGAAGGAGACTCTATGATGCCCGAAAAGAATTGTGCGAAACCTTAAACCTGAAATCGATAATATTTGCCGGAAGGATTCCAAAATATTCTCAATATTCGGAAGAAATGACCCCGAAAGAATATATTGACAAGGTAAGGCTAAGTGAATTGTATGACCCGGTACTTTCGTTTCAGTTAAGCAATGATTTCCATGTATTGAAAATCATGAAAAACTATCTTGAAGGCGATATCAGTTCTCAGGAGTATGCCGTACTGCTGGAATGGAACAATATATATTACGAAAAAAGTCCTAAGCTTATTAATGTCAAAAAAAGCGTCATCAGGCTCGGACTCGTACAATGGCAGATGCGCCCTCTTGCTAATCTGGAAGCCCTTTTTGAACAGTCGGAATTTTTCATCGATGTTGTTTCGGGTTACAGTAGTGATTTTGTGTTGTTTCCAGAATTGTTCATTGCTCCTTTGATGGCTGATTATAACCATCTTTCTGAAGCCGATGCCATCAGGGAAATTTCCCATTTCTGCGAACCGATTCGCAAGAAATTCCAGGAATTTGCCATTTCATACAACATCAATATCATTACCGGCAGCATGCCTTACACTGAAGATGGAAATCTTTATAATGTAGGATTCTTATGCAAAAGGGACGGAACTTATGAAATGTATACCAAAATACATATCACTCCTAACGAAGTTCAATATTGGGGAATGAAAGGTGGGTCTGAAATCAGGACTTTTGATACAGACTGTGGTAAAATCGGCATCATGATTTGTTATGATGTAGAATTTCCTGAGTTATCACGATTAATGGCAGATGAAGGAATGGAAATTCTTTTTGTTCCTTTTCTTACCGACACGCAAAACGCTTATACCCGCGTAAAATTTTGCGCCCAGGCCAGAGCTATCGAAAATGAATGTTATGTGGCCATAGCCGGATGTGTAGGCAATCTTCCGAAGGTAAACAACATGGACATCCAATATGCACAGGCAGCCGTCTTCACTCCTTCTGATTTTGCCTTTCCTTCTAACGGAATCAAGGCTGAAGCTACTCCCAATACAGAAATGACACTCATTGCCGATGTCGACCTTGACTTGCTGAAAAAACTCCATGAACAGGGAAGTGTCAGAATATTAAAAGACAGGCGCGATGATTTATATAAAATTAAAAAGCTGAAATAGAAAAAAATTTCTGATGTTTGTGTAAGAAAAAGATGTAGTTAGCTTCCGTAAAAAGTTTTAACCATAAAAGTTATAAGCTTATATGCCATTTAATTAATATTTACACCAAAAAAGAACAATATATGCCAAAATCATGTTTAGAATGTAAGGAGAGGATTACGGGTCGGGAAGACAAAAAATTCTGCGGTGATGGATGCAGGAACGCTTATAATAACAAAATAAATAAAGATTCAAATAATTTAATGCGGAACATTAACAACAAGTTACGCAAAAATTACAGAATTTTATCGGGGATAAATTCTGATGGCAAAATACAGGTTTCCAGGTCAAGATTGCTCACTAAAGGTTTTGACTTTGAATTTTATACCAGTACGCTGCCAACAGAAAACGGAAATACCTACTATTTCCTGTATGACCAGGCCTATTTGCCTATAGAGGATGATTCCTTTATAGTAGTAAAGAAAGAATATTTAACACCACCTAAATAATCTCAACGGAATGAAAAAAAGATATAGTTCCCTTATTTCTGCTTTACTTGTCGCAGGAATTATCTATGGGATTTTCTTTGCAATGATGCCCCAAAACATTGCCGAAGAAGAAGTCCCACTGACGGAATTTTCTACCAAAAGAGCTCTTGAACAAGTCGCCTCTATAGCAAAATCTCCACATTATGTTGGTTCAGAAAATCATAAAACCGTTGCTTCCCTTCTCGAAAAAGAACTTCAAAAACTCGGATTAGAAACGGCAACCCAAGAAGGATATACGTTGACAGAATGGGGAAATCTGGCAAAATCAAAAAACATTCTTGCCCGGATAAAGGGTTCTAACAATTCCAAAGCACTGATGCTTTTGTCGCATTACGACAGCGCTCCACACTCTTCTTCTCTGGGTGCTGCTGACGATGCTTCCGGAATTGCTACCATACTGGAAAGTGTAAGGGCATTTCTTGCAAACAAAACGGCCAACAAAAACGACATTATCATTTTGTTTTCTGATGCGGAGGAACTGGGACTGAATGGAGCTGCTCTTTTTGTTACGGAGCATCCCTGGGCCAAAGATGTCGGGCTTGTCCTGAATCTCGAAGCAAGAGGAAGTGCCGGACCGTCTTATATGCTGATGGAAACCAACAAAGGAAATGCGGCCATGGTGAAAGAATTCACAAAAGCCAATCCGGGTTTTCCTGTTTCGAACTCTCTGATGTACAGCATTTACAAAATGCTTCCCAACGACACAGACCTGACAGTTTTCAGGGAAGAAGGAAAAATACAGGGATTTAATTTTGCTTTTATTGACGACCATTTCAATTATCATACCCAACAGGATGATATACAACATCTGAGTCCTACTACTTTAGCCCATCAGGGCACCTACATCGTTCCTTTACTTAATTATTTCTCCAATACCAATCTGAGTACCCTGAACGATGGCGAAGATTATGTTTATTTCAACACTCCTTTTTACTTTGTAAGCTATCCATTTTCATGGAACTATATACTTGTTACTATTGCGGGAGTGCTTTTCATTTTCATTGTTTTTATCGGCATAGGCAAAAGAGCCTTATCCATTAAAGAAATCGGACGTGGTTTTGCCCCGTTCTTTGCTTCTCTTCTGGTTTCGGGTGCTGCTGCTTTCCTGGGATGGAAAATCCTGAATGAATTTTATCCTCAATACAAAGACATTTTACACGGATTCACCTATAACGGCCACTATTACATAGGCTTTTTTGTCTTTATCAGTTTGGCCATCAGTTTTGCTTTCTATAAAAAATACTATTTCGAAAACCAGGCAATGAACTTTGCCATTGCACCTTTGTTCCTGTGGCTCCTGATAAATATTGCACTGGCGATTTATCTTCCCGGGGCAGGATTCTTT
This portion of the Flavobacterium lindanitolerans genome encodes:
- a CDS encoding chloramphenicol acetyltransferase, yielding MKTKLDLNNWPRKEHFEFFSKFEEPFFGITATIDCTKAYETAKKKGTSFFLYYLHKTLAAVNAVENFHYRISEGEVYRYDKIDASPTLTRDDNTFGFSLVEFFPDYELFEAKAKEEIERVRNTPGLFTRSFEVDNLIHFSAIPWVDFTSLSHARSFSFPDSCPKISIGKMVVQDNGKRTMAVSVHVHHGLMDGLHVGEFFNKFQEVMDS
- a CDS encoding histone deacetylase family protein, which codes for MLPIAFHPIYKHPLPEGHRFPMLKYELLPQQLLHEGIVSESDFFKPGIPDLQHILAVHDKAYVDELVNLTLDARAARKIGFPLSAELVERELRIAQGTILGCEKALQYGIAFNIAGGTHHAYSNRGEAFCLLNDQAIGAQYLLDKKLASKILIIDLDVHQGNGTAEIFQNNSNVFTFSVHGKSNYPFKKETSDLDIALPDKTGDEEYLKIINDTVPKLIEHEKPDFIFYLSGVDILDSDKLGKLGCSINGCKKRDEIVLSLCRKFEIPVQCSMGGGYSPEIKTIIEAHTNTYRTAKNIFS
- a CDS encoding single-stranded DNA-binding protein; the encoded protein is MNTLRNRVQLIGHTGKDPDIKNFDGGKKLASVTIATNEVYTNDKGEKVTDTQWHSIAAWGKTAEIIEKYVTKGDQIAIEGKLVHRSYDDKNGEKKYISEIVVNEIILLGK
- a CDS encoding bifunctional GNAT family N-acetyltransferase/carbon-nitrogen hydrolase family protein, producing the protein MQAEINKVELRNLQIEDYKQLKTSMLHAYDEFDEPYWEEKEIEKLLSVFPEGQLVILVDDKVVGSALSILVNYKKASSNHTYQKITGNFSFSTHDPDGEVLYGIDVFIDPEYRGLRLGRRLYDARKELCETLNLKSIIFAGRIPKYSQYSEEMTPKEYIDKVRLSELYDPVLSFQLSNDFHVLKIMKNYLEGDISSQEYAVLLEWNNIYYEKSPKLINVKKSVIRLGLVQWQMRPLANLEALFEQSEFFIDVVSGYSSDFVLFPELFIAPLMADYNHLSEADAIREISHFCEPIRKKFQEFAISYNINIITGSMPYTEDGNLYNVGFLCKRDGTYEMYTKIHITPNEVQYWGMKGGSEIRTFDTDCGKIGIMICYDVEFPELSRLMADEGMEILFVPFLTDTQNAYTRVKFCAQARAIENECYVAIAGCVGNLPKVNNMDIQYAQAAVFTPSDFAFPSNGIKAEATPNTEMTLIADVDLDLLKKLHEQGSVRILKDRRDDLYKIKKLK
- a CDS encoding M28 family peptidase; translated protein: MKKRYSSLISALLVAGIIYGIFFAMMPQNIAEEEVPLTEFSTKRALEQVASIAKSPHYVGSENHKTVASLLEKELQKLGLETATQEGYTLTEWGNLAKSKNILARIKGSNNSKALMLLSHYDSAPHSSSLGAADDASGIATILESVRAFLANKTANKNDIIILFSDAEELGLNGAALFVTEHPWAKDVGLVLNLEARGSAGPSYMLMETNKGNAAMVKEFTKANPGFPVSNSLMYSIYKMLPNDTDLTVFREEGKIQGFNFAFIDDHFNYHTQQDDIQHLSPTTLAHQGTYIVPLLNYFSNTNLSTLNDGEDYVYFNTPFYFVSYPFSWNYILVTIAGVLFIFIVFIGIGKRALSIKEIGRGFAPFFASLLVSGAAAFLGWKILNEFYPQYKDILHGFTYNGHYYIGFFVFISLAISFAFYKKYYFENQAMNFAIAPLFLWLLINIALAIYLPGAGFFIIPVFCALIMLAYFVITQKKSWILNLILSIPAFIIFIPFITTFPIGLGLKLLAGSAVLTVLVFTLLLPVFGYYSKKGIWAMAMLLIAIGFFIKAHLESGYESGKAKPNSLLYVYDGDTGKALWVTYDQNLDSWTKGYLGEKPSDAKQLEPYNLFSKYNSKFTYSNSAPAKELEEPTIQFLRDTVIGTQRHLKIKISPNRKVNRYDIFAHENLTFHNLRANGVKHINQKGSAFKRKGRKLLSYYVTDNEPLELQFSIASKAVLDMDLMESSFDLMSNKMFSIAKRENWMMPTPFVLNDAVVIKQKIKPNFRKEIIPEQLLDSLQQQPTTLEINANAAN